In a single window of the Gossypium hirsutum isolate 1008001.06 chromosome A13, Gossypium_hirsutum_v2.1, whole genome shotgun sequence genome:
- the LOC107893279 gene encoding 40S ribosomal protein S27-2: MVLQNDIDLLNPPAELEKKKHKLKRLVQSPNSFFMDVKCQGCFNITTVFSHSQTVVVCGNCQTVLCQPTGGRARLTEGCSFRKKGD; encoded by the exons ATG GTTCTCCAAAACGATATCGATTTGTTGAATCCTCCAGCAGAACTTGAGAAGAAGAAGCACAAGCTCAAGCGTCTCGTTCAGTCCCCCAATTCTTTCTTCATG GATGTCAAATGCCAAGGCTGCTTCAACAT AACAACTGTGTTTAGCCACTCTCAAACTGTGGTGGTATGTGGTAACTGTCAGACTGTCCTTTGCCAGCCGACTGGAGGTCGAGCTAGACTCACTGAGGGATGCTCTTTCAGGAAGAAGGGTGATTGA
- the LOC107893282 gene encoding 40S ribosomal protein S21 yields MQNEEGQNMDLYIPRKCSATNRLITSKDHASVQINVGHLDELGRYTGTFSTFALCGFVRAQGDADSALDRLWQKKKAEVRQQ; encoded by the exons ATGCAGAACGAAGAGGGTCAAAACATGGATCTTTACATCCCCAGAAAATG TTCGGCCACTAATAGGCTGATCACCTCGAAGGATCATGCTTCTGTTCAGATTAATGTTGGGCATTTGGATGAGCTTGGCAGATACACTGGAACTTTCTCCACTTTTGCTCTTTGTGGTTTTGTCCGTGCCCAG GGTGATGCTGACAGTGCACTTGACAGGCTTTGGCAGAAGAAGAAAGCTGAAGTCCGACAGCAGTAG
- the LOC107894793 gene encoding nuclear transcription factor Y subunit B-4, protein MVDGQERLLPIANVGRIMKQILPPSAKVSKEAKQTLQECATEFISFVTGEASDKCRKENRKTVNGDDICWALGALGFDNYADAIVRYLHKYREVERDKATQNKATCISSQDKDEESSEDKSNQPPHQQAEAPSTRV, encoded by the coding sequence ATGGTAGATGGACAAGAGAGATTGCTGCCAATTGCCAACGTGGGCAGGATTATGAAACAAATCCTGCCACCAAGTGCCAAGGTTTCAAAAGAGGCTAAACAAACACTGCAAGAATGTGCAACAGAGTTTATAAGCTTTGTCACTGGCGAGGCATCTGACAAGTGTCGCAAAGAGAATCGTAAGACTGTCAATGGAGATGACATCTGTTGGGCTTTGGGTGCTCTAGGGTTTGACAACTATGCTGATGCTATAGTAAGGTATTTACATAAATATAGGGAGGTTGAAAGAGACAAAGCTACCCAAAACAAAGCTACCTGCATAAGCTCTCAAGacaaagatgaagaatcatcagaAGATAAAAGTAACCAACCACCTCATCAACAGGCTGAAGCTCCAAGCACAAGAGTTTAG
- the LOC107893281 gene encoding acyl-CoA-binding domain-containing protein 4, with protein sequence MARASSGLAYPERFYAAAAYVGFDGSPNSNDKDIGSRFSNDVALILYALYQQATVGPCNVPKPSLWNPVEQGKWKSWKQLGNMVSAEAMRLFVKILEEEEPGWYSRASNSVLEPVTDVQMNHNAIVEPIIENRNSFAERKTISAENGGLIETQDIDVVSEGLGSVVVYDQWTSPPITGQCPKGRYEHAAAVVEDKMYIYGGNHNGRYLSDLHVLDLRSCTWSKVEAKVESKSVERPSPVNITPSAGHSLIPWENKLLSIAGHTKDPSETFQVKAFDLQIGTWSMLNTYGKPPVSRGGQSVTLVGTTLVIFGGQDAKQTLLNDLHILDLETLTWDEIDAVGVPPSPRSGHAAAVHAERYLLIFGGGSHATCFNDLHVLDLQTMEWSRPTQQGEIPVPRAGHAGVTVGENWFIVGGGDNKSGASETVVLNMSTLAWSVVTSVEGRVPLASEGLSLVVGSLNGEDILISFGGYNGHYNSEVNVLKPSHKSTLQSKIMEGPVPDSVSAVHNATNPTRDLESEFEVGQEGKIRETAIDNFEPMKSKGGETSEHILAMLKAEKEELESSLNNEKLLSLQLKQELADAEARNTDLYKELQSVRGQLASEQSRCFKLEVDVAELRQKQQTMETLQRELELLQRQKATSEQVAINAKQRQGSGGVWGWLAGRTPQNADDA encoded by the exons ATGGCGAGGGCAAGCTCTGGCCTCGCGTACCCGGAACGATTCTATGCGGCGGCTGCTTACGTTGGCTTCGACGGATCTCCCAATTCCAACGACAAGGACATTGGCTCCAGGTTCTCCAATGACGTCGCTTTGATCCTGTACGCCTTATACCAGCAG GCTACTGTAGGCCCTTGTAATGTTCCAAAACCGAGTTTGTGGAATCCTGTCGAACAAGGCAAATGGAAAAG CTGGAAGCAGCTTGGAAATATGGTGTCTGCAGAAGCTATGCGTCTCTTTGTGAAAATTTTGGAG GAAGAAGAACCAGGATGGTATTCACGGGCATCTAACTCTGTTTTGGAGCCTGTTACAGATGTACAAATGAAT CATAATGCGATTGTTGAGCCTATCATCGAAAACCGGAATTCTTTTGCTGAGAGAAAGACCATTTCTGCTGAAAATGGAGGCCTGATAGAAACTCAGGATATAGATGTTGTATCAGAAGGCCTTGGCTCAGTTGTTGTATATGATCAGTGGACTTCACCTCCAATAACTGGTCAATGTCCCAAAGGCCGATATGAG CATGCAGCAGCAGTTGTCGAGGACAAGATGTATATATATGGTGGAAACCACAATGGTCGTTACCTTAGTGATCTTCAT GTTTTAGATTTGAGAAGTTGTACTTGGTCAAAGGTTGAAGCTAAGGTTGAATCTAAGTCTGTGGAAAGGCCATCTCCTGTAAATATAACCCCATCTGCTGGTCATTCATTG ATACCTTGGGAGAACAAGCTTCTTTCAATTGCTGGCCATACAAAGGATCCTTCTGAAACCTTCCAGG TGAAGGCATTTGATCTACAAATTGGCACATGGTCAATGTTGAATACTTATGGAAAACCACCG GTCTCTCGTGGAGGTCAGTCTGTGACCCTTGTTGGAACAACCTTAGTGATATTTGGCGGACAGGACGCAAAGCAAACACTCTTGAATGATTTACATATACTTGACCTAGAAACCTTGACCTGGGATGAAATTGATGCTGT GGGGGTGCCTCCCTCACCGCGGTCTGGTCATGCTGCTGCAGTGCATGCAGAGCGTTACCTTCTTATTTTTGGTGGGGGTTCACATGCTACTTGCTTCAATGATTTGCATGTCCTTGACTTGCAAACT ATGGAATGGTCAAGACCCACGCAGCAAGGTGAGATACCAGTTCCTAGGGCTGGTCATGCAGGTGTGACTGTTGGGGAGAACTGGTTTATTGTTGGAGGTGGAGACAATAAAAGTG GGGCATCAGAAACTGTTGTCCTTAACATGTCAACCCTCGCTTGGTCAGTCGTGACATCAGTTGAAGGGCGCGTTCCTCTTGCTAGTGAG GGTTTAAGTCTGGTTGTGGGCTCTCTTAATGGGGAAGATATACTTATATCTTTTGGTGGATATAATGGACACTACAACAGTGAG GTTAATGTTCTTAAGCCTAGTCACAAGTCAACCTTGCAATCAAAGATAATGGAGGGTCCTGTTCCTGACAGTGTCTCTGCTGTGCATAATGCTACAAATCCTACCAGAGATTTAGAATCCGAGTTTGAAGTTGGTCAAGAAGGAAAGATACGAGAAACTGCTATAGATAATTTTGAGCCCATG AAATCCAAAGGTGGGGAGACTAGTGAGCACATTCTAGCAATGCTCAAGGCGGAGAAGGAAGAACTAGAATCATCACTCAATAATGAGAAATTGCTGTCTCTCCAGCTAAAGCAAGAACTAGCAGATGCCGAGGCTCGAAACACAGACCTATACAAG GAGCTCCAATCTGTACGTGGTCAACTTGCGTCCGAGCAGTCAAGATGTTTCAAATTAGAG GTTGATGTAGCAGAACTACGACAGAAGCAACAGACAATGGAAACACTACAAAGGGAACTTGAACTCTTGCAGCGACAAAAAGCCACATCTGAACAAGTTGCCATAAATGCAAAGCAGCGGCAGGGCTCCGGTGGCGTATGGGGTTGGCTTGCAGGAAGAACTCCACAAAATGCTGATGATGCTTGA